The Pseudomonadota bacterium nucleotide sequence ACAAACATAGCCTTGGCAATCTATCTATACGTGAAATGGTTGAAGACGGGCGAAAGTAAATGAGCGACCGGAAAGAATTATGGCGGACATACTGTCTTTGGCGAGGGCAAACAATCTTTCCAGCTATGATGCATCATATCTCGATCTTTCGATAAGAAAAGGCATTCCTTTAGCCACGTTAGATAAAAAGTTAATAGAAGCTGCAAAAAATTTAAATGTACCAATCTATACAGGTTAGGTGAGAAAGCTAAAAACGCAAGATTTCAACTGTGTCTATAGATATCGCCTCTGAAGCCAATAACCTCAATATAGACAATATGCTGTTCATCCTCCACAGAATAGATGATTCTCATATCGCCTACTCTTAATCGGTAACTGCCTTTTAATTCGCCAGATAATTTTTTGATGTTATATTTTTGGAATGGATTTTCAGAAAGCTTTGTAAAGGCAAGATTAAGCCGTTTAGCAGTAATTAAATCGGCTTTTTAATAAAACTTTGCAGCATTGCGGGAAAGTTCTATTTTATACATTCCGCTTAATATCTTCCCAATTTATGGTTTGCCCGGTACGAATATCTTCTTTTGCAGATCGATAGTCTTCCATAAATCGGGGATCGTTTAACAGCATTCTGGTTTCATCTTCATCGCTTTGTTGCAAATCCTCTAAAAAATCTAAAGCTATTTTTAGTTTTTGGGGCGGCAAAGATTTTATGGCTCCTTCTATTTTGTTTTTTATTTCTGAAAGTTCCATGATGACCTCTTTTTTAGCTATGTATTTAGCAGAGCTAATATCTATTTTGATTTTCCTGCTTAAGTAATAACATTTGAGCCACTTTCAAAACGTTTCAGTTTGGTCAAGCTCAAGGCGGGCGAAAATTTTAACCGCAGGAATACATGGCGTATTTCGAGGATTAAAATTTGAGTCCAACGCAGAGATCGGCCAAAATGGGGCGTTTTGAAACTGGCTCGTTTATATAACTATTATTAAAGCTTCAAATAATATCTAATTTTGTCATAGTTTAAATTTTGATACAATAAAATAATTATGGACTCGTTGAAAGTCGGAAAACATTTCATCCCGTCATGCTGGACACCGATCCGGCATCCAGTATTGCATCATCTTGTAAACTTTCTGGATTCCGGGTCAAGCCTGGAATGACGAAGACCCACAGAAAGCTGTTTTTTTAATTATAACACAGTCACGAAAGCTGAAATCCTGCAATTTTAAATACAGCGGCATTTAGCTTTTTCCGGGTTCGATATACATTTTATTTGATACTATCATAGTAGCGCGATGGGCCGCTCCATACATCCCAATTGCTTTCCTGGTAAATAGTTTTACAGCTGCTAACGCTTTCTCCCCTGCCCTCTTCCGTCTTCTCCTCAACATCTCTTGGATTAGCGCCTACTTCCGCCCAGAAAAGATTTGCCCCGGCTATTGCTCCCAGTGTGCAAGGCTCATGCGTACAATTACCCATAACAGATCGCGGCATTCCCAATCTTGTGACAGCGACTATTTGAGCCATACGCATTTCATTTATTACTCCGCGTTTTGCTATTTCGGTTCCAGGTATGGGAATTCGTCTGGCTGCGCCGCTAAATGAAGGATTGAAGGAAGCTGTGAATTCTATCATTTCGGCTAATTCCTCATTTGTGTGTTCCGGCCCTACGGGTTCGACGCATGTGCCCACCCCAAGACCAGCTTCTTCGAAGTTTTTTATACTCTTCTTTCTCTTGTCTACTGAAAGAGTAGTATCCTTGCCCTCGCGCAGACGGACAGCATGATACACGCCGGAAAAGCCCGCATCTTTTAACCGTACAGCATTCTTATAAGACTGGTCACCAACATTAGCGATCAATGTTGTTTCCGGTTTCAGGTTTTTTCTGACCTCTACAGACATTTCCAGGAAGCGTTCAAAAGAGTACTGGGCCGTTGACATCATGTACACAGCATTTGCGCCGTCAATCTCAAACTGACGGGTATATACCACAGCCTGCTCAGGCGAAAGCTCTGTTGCTTCAGTGAATATACCATTGATCTTTGCAAAAGAGCAGAATAGGCAGTCACAAGCACACGGTGCAAGATTGATTGCAAATTGAGCATGGACTTCAGCTTTGCCTCCCGACAGCTCTTTTGAAACACGATTCGCCTCAGCCATTGCCATATAAGTTTCAGAAGAATCCGGCGATAAGCTTAAAAGATAAACGAGTTCTTCTCTTGACAGAACTTCACCTGATTGTGTTTTTTTTATTAGTTCGTCGATATGCATTGTTTAAACTCTCTATTTTTATCTTCTATCCAAAAAAAGCCCTGGTTAAAGGAACTTCATTTATGGATTCTTTTCTTTTTTTGATATGTTCCTTAATAACAGAAAGGTCGGCTTCTATAGCGTTTTCAGGGCAAAGTCTGACACAGTTAAAGCAACCGAAACAGTCTTTTCCAAATACCGGATACGGAGCCATATCAATTGCATCTGAAGGACACTCTTCTACACATATACCGCATTGAGTGCATTTTTCTTCGTTTACTGTTCTTTTCGGAAGGATTTGCATGAGTGTTTCGGTTGTAGTTTTTTTAAGCTCAGCCCCAAGCATTTCGGGCTGGTAGTCGAGGTTCTGTAGCTGCAACTGTTGCAGATTACCTTCTGACAAGCCCTTGTGAACTTTTGCAACAAGTTTAGTAACAATTTTATCATCATCAATATCAGGATGGCCCTGACATACCGGGTTCCTGGATTGCCATAACATTGAGTGAACTGCTCCCACCTTTAAAGCCGCAGCAAGACTATAGCCTTTTTCA carries:
- a CDS encoding radical SAM protein, with amino-acid sequence MHIDELIKKTQSGEVLSREELVYLLSLSPDSSETYMAMAEANRVSKELSGGKAEVHAQFAINLAPCACDCLFCSFAKINGIFTEATELSPEQAVVYTRQFEIDGANAVYMMSTAQYSFERFLEMSVEVRKNLKPETTLIANVGDQSYKNAVRLKDAGFSGVYHAVRLREGKDTTLSVDKRKKSIKNFEEAGLGVGTCVEPVGPEHTNEELAEMIEFTASFNPSFSGAARRIPIPGTEIAKRGVINEMRMAQIVAVTRLGMPRSVMGNCTHEPCTLGAIAGANLFWAEVGANPRDVEEKTEEGRGESVSSCKTIYQESNWDVWSGPSRYYDSIK
- a CDS encoding EFR1 family ferrodoxin (N-terminal region resembles flavodoxins. C-terminal ferrodoxin region binds two 4Fe-4S clusters.); amino-acid sequence: MNIKYFIIYCSPSKTTEHVAKHIEKTLKGLDADVFLRDIGKEDDRFFVLDQIKAAQDKATNDEICMYVGTPVYGGHAVLPVITFLNKLCESKNCFAVPFVTWGGVCSGVALWEMGRKLLEKGYSLAAALKVGAVHSMLWQSRNPVCQGHPDIDDDKIVTKLVAKVHKGLSEGNLQQLQLQNLDYQPEMLGAELKKTTTETLMQILPKRTVNEEKCTQCGICVEECPSDAIDMAPYPVFGKDCFGCFNCVRLCPENAIEADLSVIKEHIKKRKESINEVPLTRAFFG
- a CDS encoding type II toxin-antitoxin system VapC family toxin encodes the protein MADILSLARANNLSSYDASYLDLSIRKGIPLATLDKKLIEAAKNLNVPIYTG